The DNA sequence GTCCCGCGCACAGGGCACAGTGGTGGAAGGCGTGGCGTCTCATGGAGGTTCAGATCGGGTTGCGGTCCTGATGTTCCAGCATGCGGCGCACCCGAGGCAACAGCAGGTAGGCCGGGAACGACAGCCAGAAGGTCAGGAAGAAGTAGCCGGCATAGCCCATCTCCTGCGCGCCGATGCCGCCGGCCCAGCCGGCCACGGCGCGCGAGAACGCGAAGATGGACGACAGGATGGCGTACTCGGTGGTCGCCTTGGCGCGGTGCGTGATGGCCATCAGGAAGGCCAGGAACGCGCCGGTGCCCAGGCCGCCGGTGAAGCTCTCCAGGGCGCTGGCGGCGTAGACCGCGGCCTGGTGGTGCAGCGCGACGTCGACCGGGTGCACGATGCCGTCGGCGCCGGGCAGCACGCGCGGCACGTACCAGGCCGCAAGCGCGTAGCCGAGGTTGGACAGCGCCTGCCACAGGCCCAGCACCCACAGCCCCTTGAAGATGCCGGCGCGGTCCACGTACCAGCCGCCCACCAGGCCGCCGGCGATCGACAGCGCGAGGCCGACGTTGACGCTGACCAGGCCGATCTTCTCGCTGGAGAAGCCCGAGTCGACCCAGAACGGCTTGACCATGAAGCCCATCGCCGCGTCGCCGAGCTTGAACAGCAGGATGAACAGCAGCACCGACAGCATGCCGCGGCGCGACAGCAGCTCGACCCAGGCGCCGAACACCGGGCCTTCGCGCATCAGCTCGGCACGCGGCCCGCGCGCGGCCTGCACCATCAGCCCGGCGCCGGCGAACATCAGCCCCACCGGCAGCGCGCCGCGGAACCACCAGGTGCCGGCCACCGCGTTCAGCCCGTCCCAGCCGGCCGCGCGCGCGACCGGAGGCAGCACCGGCCACAGCAGCCCGAGCAGCACCAGCGCGAGCGCCCCGACCCACAGCGGCTGGTCGCGCAGCAGCCGGAACTCGCGCGCCGCGCCGCCTGGCGCCACCCTGGCGCGCGGCTGCTCGCGCGGCGCCAGCAGCACCACGCCCCCGTTGAGCAGGAACACCGCGGCCCCCAGCAGGTAGGCCAGCGTCCAGCCGAACCAGCCCGACAGCATCAGCACCGCGCCGGCGGTCAGCATGCCCACGCGGTAGAAGCCGATGCGGAAGCCGTTGGCCATGCCGTACTCGCGCTTGTCGAGCAGCTCGATCGTGTAGCCGTCGGTGGCGATGTCGTTGGTGGCCGACAGCATCGTGAACGCGCCGATCGCCACCCACACCCACGGCCCCAGTCCCGGCGAGCCGGCGAACAGCGCCATCACCGCGGCCATGCCGAAGTTGGCGCCGGCGATCCACCAGCGGTGGTGGCGGGCCCAGTCGATCGCCGGGGCCCACAGGAACTTCACGGTCCAGGCCAGGCCGAGCAGGCTGAGCAGGCCGATGTCGGCCAGGTTCACTCCCTGCTGGCGGAAGTAGACCGGGAAGATGTCGTAGAAGACGCCGAGCGGCAGGCCTTCGGAGAAATAGAGCAGCGCGACCCAGAAGAGCTTGCGTCGGTACGCGGGAAGCGGCGGTGCCGCAGGGCGGGATGTCATGCGCCGCATTCTAGGGACGGCGCCGGTCGCAGCGCCGCCCGCGCGTCAACGCGGCGTCACGGGCATCGCACGGTCTCGCCGCCCCGGAAGCGCGCCGGCAGGCCGGGGTTGCGCTGCGGCGCGCGCAGCCCGATCCCGCCCCGGGCGGTGCGTTCCCCATGGCCAGGGGCGCCGCGCCCCGGGGGCGGGTCAGCCTTGCTTGCGGTTGACCAGCCAGATGCCGGCGGCCACGCAGGCCAGCGCGACCAGCAGCTGCGGGGTGATGGTCTCGCCGAGGATCACCCAGCCCATCATCAGCCCGAGCAGCGGGGTGAGGAAGGTGAACGAGGCCAGGCGCGTGGCCGGGTAGTGGCGGATCAGCCAGAACCACACCAGGTAGCTGATGAACGCGACGATCACCGACTGGAAGAACATCGAGCCCCACAGCCCCGCGGTCCACTGCGCTGGCCAGCTCTCGCCCCACAGCAGCGAGACCGGGCCGAGCACCAGGGCCGAGATGGCCAGCTGGTAGAACAGCGTCTTCTCCGGCGCGGCGGTGCTCAGGCGCGTGGCGCGGATGGCCAGCGTGGTGGCGCCCCACAGCACCGCGGCCGAGACCGCGAGCGCGTCGCCGATCCAGCGCCGCGGGTCGCTGCCGTTGGCCGACAGCCCCTCGCTGAACGCGATCGCCACGCCGACGAAGCCGAGCACCAGCCCGCCCACCTGCAGCGCGGCGAGCCGCTCGCTGCGCGCGATGAACGGCATGCCGGCGGCGACGACGAAGGGCGAGAGGTACAGCAGCACCACCAGGCGCGAGGCGGCGGTGTAGCCCAGCCCCACGTAGATGCAGATGAACTCGAGCGCGAACAGCACGCCGGCGATGACGCCGCCGGGCAGCGTGCCGTCGCGCTGGAACATCGGGATGCCGCGCGCGGCGGCCCAGGCCCACACCAGCAGTGCGGCGACGGCGGAGCGCAGCGCCGCCTGCATCACGGGCGGCATCAGCGGCAGGGTGGCCTTGGCGACGATCTGCTGCAGGCCCCAGAGCAGGCAGCAGCCGACGAGCAGCGCAACGGCGAGGGAATCGAGATGCGGGCGGCGGTGGTCGGTCATCCGATGAATTTTGCCTGCGCGCCGCGGCGCGTGCAGCGGGGCCGACCCTCGGTGCCG is a window from the Caldimonas thermodepolymerans genome containing:
- a CDS encoding MFS transporter translates to MTSRPAAPPLPAYRRKLFWVALLYFSEGLPLGVFYDIFPVYFRQQGVNLADIGLLSLLGLAWTVKFLWAPAIDWARHHRWWIAGANFGMAAVMALFAGSPGLGPWVWVAIGAFTMLSATNDIATDGYTIELLDKREYGMANGFRIGFYRVGMLTAGAVLMLSGWFGWTLAYLLGAAVFLLNGGVVLLAPREQPRARVAPGGAAREFRLLRDQPLWVGALALVLLGLLWPVLPPVARAAGWDGLNAVAGTWWFRGALPVGLMFAGAGLMVQAARGPRAELMREGPVFGAWVELLSRRGMLSVLLFILLFKLGDAAMGFMVKPFWVDSGFSSEKIGLVSVNVGLALSIAGGLVGGWYVDRAGIFKGLWVLGLWQALSNLGYALAAWYVPRVLPGADGIVHPVDVALHHQAAVYAASALESFTGGLGTGAFLAFLMAITHRAKATTEYAILSSIFAFSRAVAGWAGGIGAQEMGYAGYFFLTFWLSFPAYLLLPRVRRMLEHQDRNPI
- a CDS encoding DMT family transporter; the encoded protein is MTDHRRPHLDSLAVALLVGCCLLWGLQQIVAKATLPLMPPVMQAALRSAVAALLVWAWAAARGIPMFQRDGTLPGGVIAGVLFALEFICIYVGLGYTAASRLVVLLYLSPFVVAAGMPFIARSERLAALQVGGLVLGFVGVAIAFSEGLSANGSDPRRWIGDALAVSAAVLWGATTLAIRATRLSTAAPEKTLFYQLAISALVLGPVSLLWGESWPAQWTAGLWGSMFFQSVIVAFISYLVWFWLIRHYPATRLASFTFLTPLLGLMMGWVILGETITPQLLVALACVAAGIWLVNRKQG